Proteins encoded in a region of the Quercus lobata isolate SW786 chromosome 8, ValleyOak3.0 Primary Assembly, whole genome shotgun sequence genome:
- the LOC115957044 gene encoding uncharacterized protein LOC115957044, whose translation MAKYKQYHQRLVVSACYALHNFIGINNRRDVLFNMWENVDVDRDDMQTGNSGNSSESSARSNSDTQSLTKPKLYTNPPSLRNDPSFPLYQTQIPNLNNGFSKSSDLFGFDYDLNEFGGFDCDGFESIGLVNTDPIVIEENSGSGSGFGSMSEGANSSNGLLCVNPIVQEVKVKEEVEKQEIATVGEEEKNEIQKLSDELMAYENFMKFYQIPYYDGQSVAPPVTIAAQGNLVDDLWSFDDDEAVGSSVPLPM comes from the exons ATGGCGAAGTATAAGCAATATCATCAGCGTTTGGTTGTTTCTGCATGTTATGCGTTACATAATTTCATAGGCATCAATAATAGAAGAGATGTACTGTTTAACATGTGGGAGAACGTTGACGTTGATAGGGATGATATGCAAACTGGAAACAGTGGGAATTCTTCTGAGTCGAGTGCAA GATCAAACTCAGATACACAATCcctaacaaaacccaaattgtACACTAACCCACCCTCTTTGCGAAATGACCCCAGTTTTCCTCTGTATCAAACTCAAATCCCGAATTTGAACAATGGGTTCTCAAAAAGTTCagatctttttgggtttgattatgATCTAAATGAGTTTGGAGGATTTGATTGTGATGGGTTTGAGTCTATTGGGTTAGTGAACACTGACCCAATTGTTATAGAAGAGAATTCTGGGTCTGGGTCTGGGTTTGGGTCTATGTCAGAGGGGGCTAATTCATCAAATGGGTTGCTCTGTGTTAACCCGATTGTTCAGGAAGTGAAGGTGAAAGAAGAAGTGGAAAAGCAAGAAATAGCAACAGTGGGTGAGGAGGAAAAGAATGAGATTCAAAAGCTCTCTGATGAGCTAATGGCTTATGAGAACTTCATGAAGTTCTATCAGATTCCGTACTATGATGGCCAATCAGTGGCACCACCGGTGACCATTGCTGCCCAGGGAAACCTCGTGGATGATCTCTGGAGCTTCGATGATGATGAGGCTGTTGGCAGCTCTGTCCCTCTCCCTATGTAA
- the LOC115958495 gene encoding LOB domain-containing protein 19-like, protein MSASNGGGPCGACKFLRRKCVNGCVFAPYFDSDQGTAHFAAVHKVFGASNASKLLLRIPAHKRLDAVVTLCYEALSRVRDPVYGCVGHIFTLQQQVVNLQAELAYVQAHLSTFQRLPPLPPPQSQSPSPTNHHHCTSDLATSSDLQHSLSMQFDPIQPQPTSTELTSYFDPLAEELEGGDVQALARELISRYLPGVRFRASSPH, encoded by the exons ATGAGTGCAAGTAACGGAGGTGGGCCTTGTGGAGCTTGCAAGTTCCTAAGGCGAAAGTGCGTAAACGGTTGTGTATTTGCACCCTATTTTGACTCAGACCAAGGGACGGCTCACTTTGCTGCGGTGCACAAGGTGTTTGGTGCTAGCAATGCTTCCAAGCTCCTCTTGCGCATTCCCGCACATAAGCGACTCGATGCGGTGGTCACGCTTTGCTATGAGGCTCTGTCTAGGGTTAGAGACCCTGTCTATGGCTGTGTTGGTCACATCTTTACTCTCCAACAACAG GTAGTGAATTTGCAGGCTGAGCTAGCCTATGTTCAGGCCCATCTTTCAACGTTTCAGCGCCTTCCTCCACTTCCTCCACCTCAATCTCAGAGCCCCTCTCCTACAAATCATCACCATTGCACATCAGATTTAGCGACAAGTTCAGACTTGCAGCACAGCTTATCCATGCAGTTTGATCCTATACAACCCCAGCCAACATCAACCGAATTAACAAGTTATTTCGATCCATTGGCTGAAGAACTCGAAGGTGGGGATGTCCAAGCATTGGCTCGAGAATTGATCTCTAGGTACTTGCCCGGAGTAAGATTCCGGGCTTCAAGTCCTCACTAA
- the LOC115957590 gene encoding uncharacterized protein LOC115957590 has product MNPHKTEHHHHHHHLFSHLSPHDLDPPSSQIPQSQPSIHPESQDDDPSSFSLPEIVLFRSSPSSSSSSDSPKNHPDPNNQPDPTAQPKLHVISPEPHISSQFYTFNPESHSLMIRCLLEHRLATPAEIRAATPRAVLKSWRAVWKDRNEDTAYLTAWKRIQDKLAAHVDPNTGNEFLCFKNNSQQCVSHVNQWQDIVMTFHSDTDIKHLGLKETIDRIKQVWTVGAKFYGIPESYIRVCVAACPVCSAATSGSSAARTKRRRFEYTESFDVPAKEVPSKLQQLAAKYKVVLCIRQKYIRYKPFMAEVKDYACHRAGEPAAKKSKILKREPYASKRCGCGFRIRAIVPIANYNEKEKTFVYQEEGMAVFKLYAVHTGHEPGPLDGNARIMHRVVGHKGSFFMDQDTVYGVSEEMENDGFGLLGKDDGDLQLSVLQQVQELRAEVGFLEGKIAKLPRDLLGSVSRELFDIMNKVRNIGEEGLKAMDMISDKPHHEDDVLVVENDLAHWSDHHHDRIYGDGKDTELIEDDEDSFGRTLGDVVPWDQMREDCRSQKDLLSEPCKTDKWLKCSDFDEKSILDCEDTKLTKPIRHDDAIVTDVGLVGIQVDSFYQENPKWYDSPCGLDTSADCGDSGFRHGEIV; this is encoded by the coding sequence ATGAATCCCCACAAAACCgagcaccaccaccaccaccaccacctcttCTCTCACCTCAGCCCTCATGATCTGGACCCTCCATCTTCCCAGATCCCCCAATCACAACCGTCCATTCACCCCGAATCCCAAGACGACGACCCGTCTTCCTTTTCCCTCCCAGAAATCGTCCTCTTCCGTTCCTCCCcgtcctcttcctcctcctccgaCTCTCCCAAAAACCACCCCGACCCGAACAACCAACCCGACCCGACAGCGCAACCCAAGCTCCACGTCATCAGCCCGGAGCCCCACATCTCCTCCCAATTCTACACCTTCAACCCGGAATCCCACTCCCTCATGATCCGCTGCCTCCTCGAGCACCGCCTGGCCACGCCGGCGGAGATCCGCGCCGCCACTCCACGCGCCGTCCTGAAGTCGTGGCGCGCCGTCTGGAAAGACCGCAACGAGGACACCGCGTACCTCACCGCGTGGAAGCGAATCCAAGACAAGCTCGCCGCGCACGTGGACCCGAACACCGGTAACGAATTCCTTTGCTTCAAAAACAATTCTCAGCAATGTGTTTCTCATGTAAATCAATGGCAGGACATTGTCATGACTTTCCATTCCGATACTGATATCAAGCATTTAGGTTTAAAAGAAACTATTGACAGAATTAAGCAAGTTTGGACTGTAGGTGCTAAGTTTTATGGCATTCCAGAGAGTTACATTAGGGTTTGTGTCGCCGCGTGTCCCGTGTGTAGTGCGGCCACGTCGGGGTCTTCTGCCGCGAGAACTAAGCGGCGGAGGTTTGAGTATACTGAGTCTTTTGATGTTCCGGCTAAGGAAGTGCCGAGTAAGTTGCAGCAGTTGGCTGCTAAGTATAAGGTTGTGCTTTGTATTAGGCAGAAGTATATTAGGTATAAGCCGTTTATGGCTGAGGTTAAGGATTATGCGTGTCATAGGGCGGGGGAGCCTGCGGCTAAGAAGTCGAAGATTTTGAAGAGGGAGCCTTATGCGTCGAAGAGGTGTGGGTGCGGGTTTCGGATTAGGGCAATTGTGCCTATTGCGAATTATAATGAGAAGGAGAAGACTTTTGTGTATCAGGAAGAAGGGATGGCGGTGTTTAAGTTGTATGCTGTGCATACGGGGCATGAGCCGGGGCCGTTGGATGGGAATGCGAGGATTATGCATCGGGTTGTGGGGCATAAAGGCTCGTTTTTTATGGACCAAGATACGGTGTATGGGGTGAGTGAGGAAATGGAGAATGATGGGTTCGGGTTGTTGGGGAAGGATGATGGGGATTTGCAGCTTTCGGTTTTGCAGCAGGTGCAGGAATTGAGAGCTGAGGTTGGGTTTTTAGAGGGGAAAATTGCGAAACTACCGAGGGATTTGTTGGGTTCGGTGTCTCGagaattgtttgatattatgAATAAAGTTAGAAATATAGGGGAAGAGGGTTTGAAGGCGATGGATATGATTTCAGACAAGCCTCACCATGAGGATGATGTGTTGGTTGTGGAGAATGATTTGGCGCATTGGAGTGACCATCACCATGACCGAATATATGGGGATGGAAAGGACACAGAATTGATTGAGGACGATGAAGACAGTTTTGGGCGGACTCTAGGTGATGTTGTTCCTTGGGACCAGATGAGGGAAGACTGTAGGAGTCAGAAGGATCTGTTGAGTGAGCCTTGTAAAACTGATAAGTGGTTAAAATGCAGTGACTTTGACGAGAAGAGCATTCTTGATTGCGAAGATACTAAACTAACCAAGCCCATTAGACATGATGACGCTATAGTCACAGATGTTGGTCTTGTCGGCATACAGGTTGATAGCTTCTACCAGGAGAATCCTAAGTGGTATGATTCTCCTTGTGGGTTGGACACCAGTGCAGATTGTGGGGATAGCGGATTCAGGCATGGGGAGATTGTTTAG